The DNA region TGGAGATATTCTCAGAATAAGGATGAGGGCGAACGCTGACGGGCTATGGGATTAGTTTATCTGGATTTATTGGAAGATCCCTACTGGAGAGTTAGTGCGCTGGATGCAATCTTGGCTTGGTGAGTTGAAGGCCGCATAGTCTCCCTTGGGCTGTGGATGCATCTGCTGATGGGTTGCGGGTGTAGGATGCAAGACGAGACAGCACGGGTAGAAGATGTCTTATTGGAGAAGTCTGCTTCAGATTCCCTTGTGAGGTGCTTTGTCCAAGCATCTGGGGTGTCATTTGAGGGTATTCTCGATCCGTGCGTCCATACTCCTCCCTCCGTCACCCTGTCCCAAACATACTTGGCTAACTTCTATCTAATTAATAGATTATTCAAGGTTCTCCGTCTTTCCACATCcctcacctcttccctctctcaccctcccttcttctcccgcCTCTCGGAATCCCTTGAACGATCGAGTAAAGCAGTCATCAAactcaacctcctccgACTCACCAAAGTCGTCTGCGAATGTCATCCTGACAAAGCCACCCTCGTTGAGAGATTTGGTCTTGCACAGATTGTCGAGCGGCTGAGCAAACAGGATGGAGCGGTGCTTGTGAGGGAGCTGGCGAAAGAAATTTTGCCAGGGTTGTTGTTCGGTGGTGATGCACCGGATCCAGCTGCATCTTTTCGGTATACGAGTTCAGGTACTgtaggagaggagaggggtggaaggacgatgaagagtcaaggaaggatggaagggagaaggtcGTCCCAGCTTCGCCGGACTCTCTCAGAGAACGTTGCTACGGACCTCTTGcatcctgctcctcctgtTGCACCATTTCCCAGCACTGTCTCAAGGTGTAAGTATACAAAGGAAAGGGGGTAGGACGAGacggaggaagacgagacggaggaagacggagaagTAGTTTTGCGGTGCAGAGGAGAAAACAGTAGTAGAACGACCCATCGATGTTTGTCTGTGTACAGTATTATGTTTAATATCCACCCTGCATCGATATACCACTTTGTCTGATATGTATTACCATTTTCTTTGCAAAATACATGCATTATGGGCATAACGGTCTCATACATACAAGAATCGCTGTCACTGTGCGATACGTAATTCCATCCGCGAGCGGAGCAAGTTATTTTTTTTAGTAGAAGAGGTAAATAAGTAAATAAGGGGAAACCTCGGCTATGTCCGCAATATAAAATACTAGTAGATAGACGACCGTCGGTCTAGTCAATTCGTTCGTTGTGGTGGGTTTAATAAGTTTCTCAATCACGACATCTGTTGTTATCACTCGTCATACTTCTAATTCTTCAAGCCTCGGGATTCAAGCTTACCCAGCCATAACATTGTTTACTGCCCAGCCATTGTTGGCCAATTTATGCTTCGACTTTTGGCCCGAATACCGAACAACATCTTTCAGTTATTTGAAACTGCGGCTTTTCGGTAGTAGGTGGTATGGCTCTAGGACTGAAAGTACGTacattctccttctcttacCCAATCACTGGATCTGTACCTGTCTACGTCCGTCCTTCCATACCAATGTCGTtatccttgcccttctggtcagtctcttcttcccaccagCAGCGGCCATGTCAATTGTCGGCACAAAATCATTTTCCGGTAAGATATCATGAATGAGTGTCTCAGCAGTCAATTATAAATTAGTTTCCTGCCGAAAATTTAAGCTGCTTGCTGACTATGTGATCTGTTCTTCAATCTTTATAAAGAAATCGCGGTCAGAAAAGGACACTCAACATCCTTTATTCATTCAGCCTTGGCTGACCTTCCCAATCTCTGTCTGAGTTAGTCGACTTGGAACGAATGAAGACGTTTTGCCTGCTAGGGCCCAGTAACAGACCCAGGCCTCAACGAAGTAACTAagttctcctttccttttcaagCCTTCGGTATGCGATTTACTGCTTCGCCATCATCGCGACTTTCCCAGTGATCTGAATTGGCGTCGAGCCGTTATCTCCTTGTACCTGAatcacatcatcattcatgtAACTCCAGGCTCTACGACGGTCAACGATTCAAGTTGTGTTCAATCGGCAAGATGTTTTTTGTTTCCTATCCTTCGGGTCGGGTTTCGTCACCCAATCCCAGTCAGGGATCTCACAGTCGACTCGAAAAGGGCTCGAAAATTGGTAGGACATGATCGTTCCTCAAGCTGCAAGATCAAGAAATATTAGCTCACACCAATGTCGCCATATCACCTATCTTGAATCTTATCTTTATCTGACCACAGCTTGCACCTGATCGACCAATCTCAAATGTATCATTCATCACAGAACATTTGTTATATAGACCACGGCGTCCCttattcttctccttcagctTCCTTTGGTTCAATCCAAaattcatcttctgctCTGTCAAGGAGACCCACTTCAATACTATGGGCCAACGTGATCGTTCCTCATTACTGGATGAAAAACTCTCCACAGCTTACGTGGTAGGACCCGACAGCAACTCAGGACCTGCAGAAGTACCCACCCCTGCCTCCGAGACTTATGTCCCTTCTAAACGGACTTGGAAGTCGTATCTTTGGTCAAGTAAGCCAGCCTCCCTTCTCATTCTATTTCAAATCCTTTCCTACTGCATCTATCCCCGGCGAATTTCAAGCTGATCATTGCTGGGTGATATGTAGCGCTTGATGTGCCAAGGAGAGAAGCCATATTCCTCACCAAGCTCGATCTGACACTCATCTCGTCGGCGGCTTTGGGCGTGATGATTCGATACCTTGACCAGCGAGTCCCTTTATCCTCCGTCTTTACAATCAAACAGCAATTGCTAACTATGTCACTGATAGAGTTAACATTTCCAACGCCTTCAGTAAGTACCCTtattctcttttttttaccCACTGAACCTCAGCTCGCTCACCCCgttctctcttttcctccaccGTTCCTCAACAGATAGTGGTATGAAAGAAGACCTCAACTTGTACGGCAACGAACTCAATTACGCCAACGCCTTCTGGGCCGCCGCCTACGTTATCGGTCAAATTCCCAGTAATCTGATACTCACCCGAGTGAACGCGCCGAGATACATCGCTTTTCTCGAGTTGGCTTGGACGGCGTTCACGTTTGGAACAGCCGGGGTGAAGAATACGAGGACGCTCTATGCGCTTAGGTTTTTGTAAGCCATTGCCCCACATAGACTCTCCCATCACATACACATACCGATACTGACTACCCTtacttttcctttccttttcctatACAGCGTTGGCCTATTCGAAGCCGGCCACTTCCCAGCGGTCATGTACGTCTGCTCAAGCTATTACAAACCGCACGAACTCGCGAGACGAAACACACTTATCCAGGTGTTCACCTCGGTGGGACCCTTGTTTTCTGGGTTTTTGATGGCGGCCGTGTTTTCGGGTTTGGATGGGAAGCAAGGGTGGGcagggtggaggtggatgttTATGTAagtctttttcttcatttttatGACTGATTTTGGAGGGTCGTGTAaggctgatgatgaatgattgGTGATGTCAAATAGTGTTTGCGGCTGTATCTCCCTCCCTTGTGCACTTTGGACATTCTTCGCTATGCCCCAACTCCCAGGTCGGGCTAAACCAAATTGGTAAGTCAAAAATATCAACTAAGTTTCTTCCCTTGCAtgacagagaagaagctgacGGAAAGACGTCAGGTTATTCTCacaggaggagattgacATCGCTCGAGCGAGAATGCCGACAGAAGCTAAGCTGTACACGGGTCTGTTCAAGTGGAAAGATATCAAGAGATGGCATAAGACATGGCACGTTTACCTCTGTAtgttttttgtttttcttctcgttcATTCGATCAGTTCATGCGTGCCAACACGAGTGAATACGGAATGGGCTGAGCTGACACAAGAGGATCTGCAGTCCCATTCTATTTCTTGGCGGCTGCGCAGATTGGACAAGCTGGTAGTTCGAGTAAGTCTGGAAGGGTGAACAAATTTAAAGCTGGGTGTTGAGCTGATGGGTATGCTGGGGTGATCTTAGTGATCTTCTGGGTGAAAAGTTATAATGTCAGCGGTCAACCCGCAGTATTCAGTGTTGCAGAAATCAATATCATTCCACTTGGGGTACGTTcccctcccttctttcttttctgtcctcatccctcttctttcacatCTCTTCTATCCCGCGTGTTTATGGATTAAAAAGCATGCTTTAGCTCCCATTTCCCAAAGTTGGGCTTCGGTGGCATAGAATTCCGGGACGAGACCCAAAAATCTTTTTGATTTTtgattttcttctctctatTGCGATCGTTGGGAAGCTTGCGGCGCCAAGTTGCTAACGTATTTTCCCATAGATCTACCTTATCACGATCGTGGGCGCTCTCGCCGCTTCATGGATCTCCGATGCCCTCCCCGGTTCCTCCCGCTGGCCACTCATGGTTTTTGCAGCCTTGGTGGGAGTCATCATTCCCGCTGCATTGGGAGCTACCCCCGTCCATCCTGCTAACCGTGGTACTCGCTGGGCCTTATTCTGTGAGTTCGAGTCCCCCATGTGGTGGTCAATCTTGATCAAGCGAACAAGAGCCATGGGTAGAAGGTGCTGACCAAGCGGGGTTGATTATGTTGATTGAATACATAGATTTGACGGCTTTGTCGAATACGGCCGCGGGTGTGTGCTGGACGTATGTAAATGAAACGAGCCGTCAAGATCCTGAAAAACGAGCATATGTCGGCGCTATGGtacgtcttcttctttccagtCCTAATTTATCTTCGGGCGCAAAGAATAGCAAGCTGACACTTTCTCGTGTCACGATGCAACAGATGAACGCATTCGCGTACATCTTCACCGCATTCATTCCCATCTTCACTTTCCCAACCTCGAAACAACCATATGTCTCCACCGGTATGTTTGCAACCTCAGGGTTTGCAGCAGCGGCACTATTATCAGCTTTGGCAATTGGGTACATGGATCATAGGGATAAGAAAAAAGCAAGCAGGAAGTGGGAGGAACAgcaggtggtggagagggtCGATAGTGAGagtggggatgggaagcGTTCGTCAGGGGATGTGACGCTCGATGAAAAGGCGTAGAAGTGGGAGTATTTGCAAAAGTTATTGATTAGTTCTGGGTAAATCGTATAACTATAGCAAGATTTATATTGCGCTTGATGGAATGAAATGTACCACTTGTCTTTTCTCAGTCAGCAGGCACTATTTTACTATGAAGATGTCAATAGTAAAGCTCTTGTTACGTAACATATCGGCTGAGTTGAAGTAACCGGCTATGGCTTTCACTGGCGTCCATCGATGGATTATTCCACTTTGTTATCGATAGTTTCCAACAAGTCTCCAGCACTTCGTACAGGGATAATTGAAACTGCCATGGTCAGAAAAGCGGCCGTCAAGTACCGTTCTCTAAGGTCAAATCTAGTCAATCTTCCCCTATCCCTCTATGCCCAGCTCGTACAACAGCAAGCAGTTAGTATTTTTTCCCGTTCGCAAGGCAATAGCTCACACCGGATCGTATGAAGAGACCCCAgtccctcatcctccactTATCACCCTTATTATCTCCATcattcccctcctcctcaagaCAGCCGAAAACAGCGTACTTGGGATGGTCAGGGCTGAATGCAGCGGCTAATGTCTCCCAGGTTGGCGATGGAGTTGAAAGTGTCGAGGTAGATCCCGAAGTCGCCATGTCTTTAGGATGGAGCGAAGGCATTTTGGTGAGTTGTCAGTAGCGCTTGCGATTTGACATTAATTGCTGTCGCATTTTCAGGTTGAGATCGCCGTGATACATAATCCCACTGTTGCCAAGTCAGTATCTGTGACACCGATGAGTCCTGATGACTGGGAGATCCTGGTGAGCTATTTCATATCATGGCGATCTCGGCGAATTTCTGAAGCAACATAATCATAGGAACAACATGCATCTTTCTTGGAGAATAATCTCTTATCCCAACTTCGAGCAGCGCAAAAGGGACAAGAGATTGACGTATGGGTGATGGGTCGAACCAAAATCAGAATACGAGTTGGTGAGTGATTGACCAGCTGTATTCCCATATGTCATGCTTCTCTAATTATCTTTTAGATGAGACCAATCCCTCAAGCAACTCCCAGTCTGCGGTTATCATTAAGCCCGACACTGAAATCTACGTCGCCCCTCGACCTCGCTTGTCCAAATCCGCTTCGTCCATCCCATCTTCCCAATACTTCCCTCAAATAGTCAAGACCGGCCTTCCCAACGGGAGAAATAAGTTCAGCCAGGTCAAATTACGTCAAGTCCCCCCCAAAGTCGCATCCGCATGGGGCGTTTTTGTACCCCCATCCAATGCCCTTTTGAGAACAAAAGATGAGAGAATAGCTGTGTGCTCTCCGACAATCCTTGAGAAAATCAAGAGAAGACTCGGAATCAGTGATGGGGAGATGTTCTTTGTCAAAATTGCTCTCGATCAGCCCCTAGAGGAAGAATCCCCCCCACCAGGTCCCGTTGCCATTGCGCAAGAAAAAGAACCCATGGACGAAGCAGAGATGCTTCTTGTCTCTTGGGAAGAAATGCCGAATGGATGTATATCAGTTGCTGGAAAAGCGGAAGATTGGATGAACGTATGGGCGAGGATCAAAGTTTTGGAAAGCacggggaagagggagaagacaAAATctggaaagggaagacCCATCCCTGATTTATCATTGTAAGACCTGTCTCTCTACTCTACCTCCTTTGGTCAGTATGACAATTAACCCActtttgtttttccttttttccaGTTCTGCCGATCCGAAGCAGACCTCATCACCTCTCCCAGGACTCGACAAGATCTGCCAAGAAGCCATCGATTATCTTCGGCTTTCAGCGTTTTTTCAGAGATCGAAACCCTTGCTGCTATTGGGTACGAAAGGTTCTGGGAAGACTAGTCTAGCAAAAATAGTCGGCAATGCTTTGGAGGAAAATAGATTCGTTCTGGCTGGTAAGGAACTCATCTTTCTAGCATCTAAAAATACAATGAATATAATGGGCTGATTGATCGCGGGCGATAGAGACGATTTATGTGGATGTGGGGAAACTAGACCCAGAATCTAGGATCGCAACCATAAAGCAAAACATGGATAAATGGATCGACGACGCAAAAGCGAAAGCGCCTTGCTGTTTGATCCTTGATGATTTGGATAATCTCTTATCGCCCGAGACTGAGGTAAGTGTATCTCAACATTTCTtaatctcttcccttcccccaCATGAAGTCCCAAGGGTCTTGAGCTTATTATTTCTGCTCTCTCCACTATTAGTTGAAAACGTCAACAaacccttccatcctcgcTGAATATTTCACTTCCCTCATGTCATCccacctctccctcccGCCTGGCATCCTCATGATCGCCACAGCACAAGACGCCTCCACGCTCCATCCTTTACTTAACACCCGGCACGTATTCGGCGAAATACTCAAGATCCCTCCACTTTCTAAGGAAGTCAGGCAGGATATTCTGAGGGAGTTCGTTGCCGCCAAGGGGGAAATGAAAATgaggagagatgagagGGGAGAGGACACTGGGGATGGACTGGATTATGTGTTGTTGGGAAGTATGACGGAAGGATACTCTATCTCTGATTTGAGTGATCTAGTACAAGGTGCGACGCAACAGGCTATTATACGGTGTACCAAGAGTAGAGAAACAGACGTGcgttcttctcccttctttgtTTCTTCCATGACAGTTGTTGGAATTGACCATAATTGGGTGATTGTAGATCCGTTTGACATTTGACGATTTTGTCATTGCCCATGAAGAGTTTACACCTCTCAGCCTTCGAGGAGTTAATCTTCAGACTTCAGATGTGAAGTGGAGCGATATCGGAGGTAAGTCGATGTAATCTTCTCACCCTTCACAACTTTTCCATCCGTCCTTTATATCGGACAGCTCGTTTACAAGGTTTATTTCAACATCACAGGCTTGAAAGAACCTCGACGAATTCTCCGGGAAACACTCGAATGGCCCACCAAGTACGCTCAGATCTTTGTCAATTGTCCTTTACGTCTTCGATCGGGGTATGTCTTATAACATTTCTCTATATTATTCAACTCTCTTGAGCGCAGAAACGAAGGTGTTGACTTTCATCTCCACCGCATCTCATCTCCAGTCTCCTTCTATACGGTTACCCTGGATGTGGCAAGACTCTTCTCGCTTCTGCTGTCGCTAAAGAGTGTGGACTCAACTTCATTTCTGTCAAAGGTCCCGAGATCCTCAACAAGTATATCGGCGCAAGTGAAAAGGGCGTGAGAGATTTGTTTGAGAGGGCAAGTGGTGCGAAGCCTTGTGTTTTGTTTTTCGACGAATTTGACTCTATCGCTCCCAAACGGCAAGTCAATACATTCTATGCAGGACTATCAAATAAAGAAAAATGCTAATGGGACTGGAAAAAACTGGTTACAGAGGACATGATAGTACAGGCGTTACGGACCGAGTAGTCAATCAACTCCTCACAGAGATGGACGGCGCTCAAGGTCTATCGGGAGTCTACGTCCTAGCAGCTACAAGCCGTCCAGACCTTATCGACCCGGCGCTCCTCCGTCCAGGCCGGCTAGATAAATCCATCATCTGCGATATGCCCTCGAACTCTGATAGATTGGAAATCCTGAAGGCAgtggcgaagaaggggaaactggagttgggagaggatgtggaTCTGGAAGCGGTGGCGAGGGAGAGTGAAGGATTCTCGGGGGCCGATTTACAGGCGCTGATGTATAATGCGCATTTGGAAGTAGTACATGCTGCTttcgaggatgaagaaaggagggaagaagaggaagagggaggacAGAAGGTGGCTGTTAATGGaataggaggaagagaggggtATAGACTGATTTCCCAGACTAATGGGGGAGATCTTTCGGCGGCAGCTCGTGCGGAGCTGGGTCAGAGAGTAGGTTTCCTACATCTTATTTTCGTCTATGGGGACTCACAGTTGACCGACTTGAAAACAGATTGATACAATCGTCAGTAACAGCCAATCGCGCTTCATGTCGGTCgagaaaggggaaagaaCCGCAAAGGATTTTGTCAAGGTGTGTAAACCATTTCCCTTTTGAGCGTAGTCAATGATATCTTACTGTATGGCATAGCCCATTATACAGCAACGACATTTGATGAACGCTCTGCTTGAAATTCGACCATCTGTATCGCAAGCTGATCGTCGAAGACTTGACCTCATGTAAGGGCTCTTTTTAAGATCATTAACCAACAAGCGTTTGCTCATCGTTTTCCGTACAATCTCTAGCTATCGATCATTTGTCAACGACAGAGATGGCAAGATGGGTAATGGAGATTTGGGTAGAGAGACGGGTACGAGGGTGTCCCTTATGTGATTCGTGATTGAAATTGCAAAGAATGCATCGCATGGCCCATATATAATGGAAGGTGGAATCATGTCAGGTTATATCCTTGAGGTCACTTTTATTTATCTGACAATTCCATCTGGAGCTCCCTACAACTTCTCAGCAGTCTCTGcaacccttctcttcacGGAATGTTTCTCCTAGCTCTCATTATCCGTTCCCTTTCTTCGGCTATCCAAATGGCCAATCACCTATACAATCGCCGAAGATACCGCTGCACAGTCCGTGATCGCGTATGCCTTTAGAAAGTCTTTCCTACAGTCAATTTCTCACACTTCATATTCCATCAGCGTCAAAAAGTTCCAAACATGCACCAAAAACAAGGTCGACAATAGCCGCCCAAAGGGCACAGTATCGCAGAAATCTCTCATGCATCCTACTATTAACCCAAATGTTTATCCTACACTTAGAGCTTGTCATAGTAAGTGTCATAAGGAGGGACATCGGGCTTAAGACCCTTCCTGGTTCGGATGTTGACGGCGAGCACTGTGAAAAAGTGAGAAGTCAGTCAGAATTAATTTATATTTCGACAAGGAGAGAATCGCCGCTTACAGTTGGTCTTGCTTCCGACCTCAGTGGGGTTACtgttcatctcctcccaGTGGTCGAACACCTGTATTAAATAAACAGCGTCAGAATGGTTCAAAACTTGAAACTCAAAAAAGATTGGTCAAGAAATGAAGACCAGAAGAGATACTCACGGCCTGAGGGAACGCCTGACCACCAGTAGCAGCTCGGAGATCAGCGTTGAAACCGAAGGACTCGGAAACGGGCAAGTAAGCCTTGAGTGTGTACATGGGGGTACCAGGTCTTTGCTCGGCGGAGAAGACGTGACCTCGTCGGACGTTAAGACAAGACTATCCATTGATGTAAGCATTGATCGAACGCGAGATAATCGGCAAATTTTAATATGGAACGTACGTAAACACCACCCTGGGCAGACTCGGGAACGGCAATCTCGACCAAGAACATGGGCTCTTGGAAGGCGGGAGTGGCGAGGAGCTGAGCGGCGTAGCAGACTCGTCGAGCGGTGGGGATGATCTGACCACCACCTCGGTGAATGGCATCGGCGTGAAGCTGGAGACCTCATCAGCGTGTGCTCAAAGAATAATAAAGGATAACAGAAATGAATAAACTTACAGTACAGTCGAGGATGTTGAATCGGACACCTCGCATAGGCTCCTCAGCAACACCACCCTCTTTGGTAGCCCATTGGAAGGCAGCAACACAAGAGTCCTTGATTTCGTTCATGTACTGAACAGCCTTGGAACCGTCAAGGAAGACGTTAGGACCGGTAGTGTCGGGACCGAAACACCAGATCTTCCTAGCCTCGGTAACATCCCAACCGTAAGTGTCGGCAAGGTATCGAGCACGGATCTTGGGGTCATCTCGGGGAGCGACCTTACCCTCCTCAATGTCTCGGGTAAGTTCCTCACCAAGAGGCTCAGCCTTGACGTAGAGTCGGTTATGCTTGTTCTGAGACTTGGAAAGAGCGATCATGGAAGACTCGGCGGTGACGGTCTCTCGGTAGCCGACAACGGGGTCGGACTTTCGGAGAGGAACACCGGCGTGGTCGTTCTCGAGGTCGTTAAGACAGATTTCCAAGTGGAGCTCACCGGCACCAGCAACGATGATCTCACCAGAGTCACCCATCCAGGTCTTGACACAAGGGTCGGACTTGGAAAGTCGCTTAAGACCCTCGACAAGCTTGGGGAGGTCAGAGGCGTTCTTACACTCAACGGCGACTTGCACGACAGGGGAGACAGAGAACTTCATGACTCGCATGTTGTGGGCAGTCTCGGAGGTAGTAAGGGTGCCGCTCTTGAGCAAGAACTGGTCAACACCGACCAAACCGATAATGTTACCAGCAGGACAGTCCTCGATGGCCTCGGTGGATCGACCCATCATGAGAACGGTTCGCTGAATAGACTTGATAACGGAgtcatccttcttgccgGGAACGAAGTTAGGACCCTGGATTCGGACCTTAGGGCCGGAAGAAACGGTACCGGAGAAGACTCGACCGAAAGCGTAGAATCGGCCCTTGTCGGAAGTGGGAACCATCTTGGAGACGTAGACCATCAAAGGACCCTTGGGGTCACAGTCCCTAATACCGATGGCGGATTCGTCGTCCATGGGACCCTCGTAAAGAGTCTCAACACGGTACTTCTGAGCGGTAACGGGAGAGGGAAGGTTGATACAGATCATCTCGAGAAGAGAGTCACCAGCGGGGAGGAACTTTCGCATAACAACCTTGAGGAGCTGCTTGCCCTCGAGGTCCCTCTCCTCGGAAGTAAGCTTGATCTCGAGCTTCTCGAGGAGCTTGGGgatctcatccttcttgaagTTCATGATAGAGTCGAAAAGACGGAAGATGGGGTCAAGGACGAACATGTTGAACGCACGCTCGACACCGGCGTCGGCAGACTTGGTCCACTTCCTAGTCTTGGGGTTGAAGTAGTTGTCACCCCAAAGCTTGGGCATGAGCTTAGCCTTGTCAACACCGAACTTCTTGGAGTATCGGCCAGCGAAGTTTCGGAGAGAGAAAGCCCAACCGTGGAGACCGGAACCGAAGGCGACGGTACCCTGCTCGGGGTAAACCATGCTGTCTCCGAGAGCGGGG from Cryptococcus neoformans var. neoformans B-3501A chromosome 4, whole genome shotgun sequence includes:
- a CDS encoding hypothetical protein (HMMPfam hit to AAA, ATPase family associated with various cellular activities (AAA), score: 330.3, E(): 2.8e-96) yields the protein MDYSTLLSIVSNKSPALRTGIIETAMVRKAAVKYRSLRSNLVNLPLSLYAQLVQQQARPQSLILHLSPLLSPSFPSSSRQPKTAYLGWSGLNAAANVSQVGDGVESVEVDPEVAMSLGWSEGILVEIAVIHNPTVAKSVSVTPMSPDDWEILEQHASFLENNLLSQLRAAQKGQEIDVWVMGRTKIRIRVDETNPSSNSQSAVIIKPDTEIYVAPRPRLSKSASSIPSSQYFPQIVKTGLPNGRNKFSQVKLRQVPPKVASAWGVFVPPSNALLRTKDERIAVCSPTILEKIKRRLGISDGEMFFVKIALDQPLEEESPPPGPVAIAQEKEPMDEAEMLLVSWEEMPNGCISVAGKAEDWMNVWARIKVLESTGKREKTKSGKGRPIPDLSFSADPKQTSSPLPGLDKICQEAIDYLRLSAFFQRSKPLLLLGTKGSGKTSLAKIVGNALEENRFVLAETIYVDVGKLDPESRIATIKQNMDKWIDDAKAKAPCCLILDDLDNLLSPETELKTSTNPSILAEYFTSLMSSHLSLPPGILMIATAQDASTLHPLLNTRHVFGEILKIPPLSKEVRQDILREFVAAKGEMKMRRDERGEDTGDGLDYVLLGSMTEGYSISDLSDLVQGATQQAIIRCTKSRETDIRLTFDDFVIAHEEFTPLSLRGVNLQTSDVKWSDIGGLKEPRRILRETLEWPTKYAQIFVNCPLRLRSGLLLYGYPGCGKTLLASAVAKECGLNFISVKGPEILNKYIGASEKGVRDLFERASGAKPCVLFFDEFDSIAPKRGHDSTGVTDRVVNQLLTEMDGAQGLSGVYVLAATSRPDLIDPALLRPGRLDKSIICDMPSNSDRLEILKAVAKKGKLELGEDVDLEAVARESEGFSGADLQALMYNAHLEVVHAAFEDEERREEEEEGGQKVAVNGIGGREGYRLISQTNGGDLSAAARAELGQRIDTIVSNSQSRFMSVEKGERTAKDFVKPIIQQRHLMNALLEIRPSVSQADRRRLDLIYRSFVNDRDGKMGNGDLGRETGTRVLCNPSLHGMFLLALIIRSLSSAIQMANHLYNRRRYRCTVRDRVCL
- a CDS encoding hypothetical protein (Match to ESTs gb|CF184465.1|CF184465, gb|CF193295.1|CF193295, gb|CF191925.1|CF191925; HMMPfam hit to EFG_C, Elongation factor G C-terminus, score: 123.4, E(): 5.3e-34; HMMPfam hit to EFG_IV, Elongation factor G, domain IV, score: 177.8, E(): 2.1e-50; HMMPfam hit to GTP_EFTU, Elongation factor Tu GTP binding domain, score: 292.7, E(): 5.7e-85; HMMPfam hit to GTP_EFTU_D2, Elongation factor Tu domain 2, score: 52.1, E(): 1.5e-12); this encodes MVNFTVDEIRALMDKPTNIRNMSVIAHVDHGKSTLTDSLVSKAGIIASSKAGEMRFTDTRQDEIDRGITIKSTAISMYFPLDKDDVAEIKQKTDGNEFLINLIDSPGHVDFSSEVTAALRVTDGALVVVDCVEGVCVQTETVLRQSLGERVKPILIINKVDRALLELQVSKEDLYQSFCRTIESVNVIISTYTDPALGDSMVYPEQGTVAFGSGLHGWAFSLRNFAGRYSKKFGVDKAKLMPKLWGDNYFNPKTRKWTKSADAGVERAFNMFVLDPIFRLFDSIMNFKKDEIPKLLEKLEIKLTSEERDLEGKQLLKVVMRKFLPAGDSLLEMICINLPSPVTAQKYRVETLYEGPMDDESAIGIRDCDPKGPLMVYVSKMVPTSDKGRFYAFGRVFSGTVSSGPKVRIQGPNFVPGKKDDSVIKSIQRTVLMMGRSTEAIEDCPAGNIIGLVGVDQFLLKSGTLTTSETAHNMRVMKFSVSPVVQVAVECKNASDLPKLVEGLKRLSKSDPCVKTWMGDSGEIIVAGAGELHLEICLNDLENDHAGVPLRKSDPVVGYRETVTAESSMIALSKSQNKHNRLYVKAEPLGEELTRDIEEGKVAPRDDPKIRARYLADTYGWDVTEARKIWCFGPDTTGPNVFLDGSKAVQYMNEIKDSCVAAFQWATKEGGVAEEPMRGVRFNILDCTLHADAIHRGGGQIIPTARRVCYAAQLLATPAFQEPMFLVEIAVPESAQGGVYSCLNVRRGHVFSAEQRPGTPMYTLKAYLPVSESFGFNADLRAATGGQAFPQAVFDHWEEMNSNPTEVGSKTNLLAVNIRTRKGLKPDVPPYDTYYDKL